In Candidatus Poribacteria bacterium, a genomic segment contains:
- the tsaD gene encoding tRNA (adenosine(37)-N6)-threonylcarbamoyltransferase complex transferase subunit TsaD, with protein MDILGIETSCDETAAAVVTDGREIRSNIVASQIELHAKYGGIVPEIASRKHVEVINYIVDQSMAEAGLRFDELDAIAVTNRPGLIGALLVGVAAAKSLAYCHNLPLLGVNHIEGHIYANFMEHEVLPFPHVCLTVSGGHTLLVEVREGWKYEILGTTQDDAAGEAYDKVAQYLGLGFPGGKIIDDLAKEGDSNAIQFPRPMLDRDNYQFSFSGIKTAVRFFVEKATAAGTLPPIADIAASFQAAVVEVLVGKTIRAAKAKNLKAITLTGGVAANRQLRESMREAGTEIGAEVYYPRIQLCTDNGAMIAGVAHHKYQDGLRDALDLNAFASAAIV; from the coding sequence ATGGATATTCTTGGAATTGAGACTTCGTGTGATGAAACCGCTGCTGCAGTTGTCACTGACGGTAGAGAAATCCGATCTAATATCGTCGCTTCACAGATAGAACTCCACGCAAAATATGGTGGGATCGTACCTGAGATTGCCTCTCGCAAACATGTCGAAGTGATAAACTATATTGTCGATCAATCAATGGCGGAAGCCGGCTTGCGGTTCGATGAACTTGACGCAATCGCTGTGACAAACCGTCCCGGCTTGATTGGCGCACTTCTCGTCGGGGTTGCTGCTGCAAAGTCGCTCGCATACTGCCATAACCTACCACTTCTGGGGGTTAACCACATTGAGGGACATATCTACGCAAACTTTATGGAGCATGAAGTGCTGCCTTTTCCGCACGTCTGTCTCACTGTTTCAGGTGGGCATACCCTTTTGGTCGAGGTACGAGAGGGTTGGAAATATGAAATTCTCGGCACAACCCAAGATGACGCAGCTGGCGAAGCATACGATAAGGTTGCCCAATATCTTGGACTCGGTTTCCCAGGCGGCAAGATAATTGATGATTTGGCGAAAGAGGGTGACAGCAACGCAATCCAGTTTCCGCGTCCGATGCTTGACCGTGATAACTACCAATTTAGTTTTAGTGGAATCAAAACTGCTGTCCGATTTTTTGTCGAAAAGGCGACCGCAGCCGGTACTCTGCCACCGATTGCGGACATCGCGGCGAGCTTTCAGGCAGCGGTTGTGGAGGTGCTTGTGGGAAAAACTATCCGGGCGGCGAAAGCAAAGAACCTTAAGGCAATTACTTTAACAGGAGGCGTCGCAGCGAACCGCCAGCTGCGCGAATCAATGCGTGAGGCGGGGACGGAAATCGGTGCCGAAGTTTACTATCCCCGCATTCAACTCTGCACCGACAACGGTGCGATGATCGCCGGAGTGGCCCATCACAAATATCAGGATGGATTGAGAGACGCCCTCGACTTGAACGCATTTGCATCTGCAGCTATTGTATAA
- the lpxI gene encoding UDP-2,3-diacylglucosamine diphosphatase LpxI (LpxI, functionally equivalent to LpxH, replaces it in LPS biosynthesis in a minority of bacteria.) has product MEKLGLIAGAGDLPLLLAQAALKQERIPFVIQITQPASKQLESIASETFSFSIGQVQKITKTLLDAGVRELAIIGKIDTGILFRPFLVDPTAVKILARNRNKGTRAIVAAVIEHFESKGISVVEQHRFLRGLMPSAGVLTKRQPTQSQWADVKYGMQLARQMADLGIGQTVVVKNMTAVAIEAIEGTDKTIKRGGMLGGKGVIVAKAAATDHDFRVDVPTVGDQTLKTLQAVGGNVLAVEAERTFVMNQQPLCEQADQWKIPIVALA; this is encoded by the coding sequence TTGGAAAAACTGGGGCTCATTGCTGGAGCCGGCGATTTACCCCTTCTGCTCGCACAAGCAGCATTAAAACAGGAGCGGATACCGTTTGTTATCCAGATCACTCAACCCGCCTCCAAACAACTTGAGAGCATTGCCTCAGAGACATTTTCATTTAGCATTGGGCAGGTTCAGAAGATAACAAAAACGCTGCTCGACGCAGGTGTCCGAGAATTGGCAATTATCGGCAAAATTGACACAGGAATCCTGTTCCGTCCGTTTCTAGTAGACCCAACGGCTGTCAAGATTCTGGCGAGGAATCGCAACAAAGGAACTCGTGCAATCGTTGCTGCGGTGATTGAACACTTTGAATCGAAAGGAATTAGTGTAGTTGAGCAGCATCGATTTTTACGGGGGTTGATGCCATCGGCAGGTGTATTGACGAAAAGGCAACCAACCCAATCCCAGTGGGCGGATGTGAAGTACGGGATGCAGCTTGCACGGCAAATGGCAGATTTGGGGATTGGACAGACCGTCGTTGTAAAGAATATGACGGCAGTTGCAATTGAAGCGATCGAGGGGACCGATAAAACAATAAAACGGGGTGGGATGCTCGGTGGTAAAGGCGTTATTGTTGCCAAAGCGGCAGCGACTGACCACGATTTTCGTGTCGATGTGCCAACAGTCGGGGATCAAACTCTGAAAACCCTGCAAGCCGTTGGCGGAAATGTACTCGCTGTTGAAGCAGAACGCACGTTTGTTATGAATCAACAGCCGCTTTGCGAACAGGCGGATCAGTGGAAAATTCCCATTGTTGCCTTGGCTTAA
- a CDS encoding threonylcarbamoyl-AMP synthase, whose translation MNQSDDLHINQAIATLNGGGVVAFPTDTVYGVGVDPFQPEAVRKLYKIKGRPIDKPIPILVGSTDDVERVAQNLPSTFSQLAERFWPGGLTLIVEAKALPPEVTAGGDTVGIRMPDHPLALALLQRFGGAIATTSANKSDEPPATSAEEVQSELGALVGIILDGGQTATRIASTVLDLSVSPPQIRRQGGISIGQLSPFIS comes from the coding sequence ATGAACCAATCCGATGATCTTCACATCAACCAAGCCATCGCGACTTTGAATGGCGGTGGTGTAGTCGCGTTTCCAACCGATACGGTATACGGCGTCGGTGTAGATCCTTTTCAACCGGAAGCCGTGCGAAAGCTATATAAGATCAAAGGCAGACCCATCGACAAGCCGATTCCAATCTTGGTTGGATCCACCGACGATGTTGAACGCGTCGCTCAAAATCTGCCATCAACCTTTTCTCAACTTGCGGAACGATTCTGGCCCGGAGGATTGACGCTGATTGTCGAAGCAAAGGCGCTGCCGCCCGAAGTTACGGCAGGCGGGGATACAGTTGGTATCCGCATGCCAGACCACCCGCTAGCACTTGCACTTCTTCAGCGTTTTGGCGGTGCGATTGCAACAACTAGCGCAAACAAATCCGACGAACCACCAGCGACTTCAGCCGAGGAAGTCCAATCCGAACTTGGCGCACTAGTCGGCATTATCCTTGATGGTGGACAAACAGCGACGAGAATAGCCTCGACTGTTCTGGATCTTTCCGTGTCTCCGCCGCAAATACGAAGGCAGGGCGGCATCTCGATAGGTCAACTTTCCCCTTTTATAAGCTAG
- a CDS encoding sugar phosphate isomerase/epimerase — translation MEISLGGWSINRRFRDQENPLSLLDYPQLSRDEFGIHAVELNSPFFRYEDPDNPAESGIADAYVDELGRRADSVGVRMLSIAVDGHGNLSALDEDEREQAVQNHKKWFGICQKLGCNAFRANSGGSHGANATQAEIGQCIKSFRELASVGEDTGIRVMMENHGGVSVSPDNIVQVMEAVDSAYCRVLADFLNWRPEDDKVENLRAVAPYSWATHAKFLSFDENGESNEIDCKSVMEIFKAVGYTNPFGIEYEGQTDDHVGVVKSKALIERYAY, via the coding sequence ATGGAGATTTCTCTTGGAGGCTGGAGTATTAACCGACGTTTCAGAGATCAGGAGAACCCACTTTCCCTACTCGACTATCCACAACTGTCACGCGATGAATTCGGCATCCATGCAGTGGAGCTAAACAGTCCTTTCTTTCGATACGAGGACCCGGACAATCCGGCAGAAAGTGGGATTGCCGATGCATATGTCGATGAGCTCGGTCGCCGAGCCGACAGTGTTGGAGTGAGGATGCTCAGTATTGCGGTTGATGGTCACGGTAACCTGTCTGCCCTCGACGAAGATGAGCGAGAGCAAGCAGTACAGAACCACAAGAAATGGTTTGGTATCTGCCAGAAACTGGGATGCAATGCTTTTCGTGCCAACAGCGGTGGGAGCCACGGTGCTAATGCAACGCAGGCAGAGATTGGGCAGTGCATCAAGAGTTTCCGGGAGCTCGCATCCGTTGGGGAAGATACGGGCATCCGTGTAATGATGGAAAATCATGGCGGTGTATCTGTCTCACCGGATAACATTGTACAGGTTATGGAAGCGGTGGATAGCGCATATTGCCGAGTGCTAGCGGACTTTCTCAACTGGAGGCCCGAGGACGATAAAGTAGAGAACTTGAGAGCGGTCGCCCCTTATAGTTGGGCAACCCATGCGAAATTCCTCAGTTTCGATGAAAATGGGGAGTCGAACGAAATTGACTGTAAGAGTGTCATGGAAATTTTTAAGGCGGTCGGATACACCAATCCCTTCGGGATCGAGTACGAGGGTCAAACAGACGATCACGTAGGAGTGGTCAAGAGCAAGGCACTCATTGAGAGATATGCGTACTAG
- the ruvX gene encoding Holliday junction resolvase RuvX has product MSIILGLDIGDARTGVAISDELGIAAHPLCTIRRKSRKALLAELQQLVTAHNVEQIVVGLPLQLDGETGTQAKKVKQFAEKLEQQVNLPIAFWDESFTTFEAARILHGTKRRRKKRKQVIDQVAAVLILEGYLEELRNSKRKGQVNECE; this is encoded by the coding sequence ATGTCGATAATCCTTGGTTTAGACATTGGCGATGCACGAACTGGTGTTGCCATTAGCGATGAGTTAGGCATAGCTGCCCATCCACTCTGCACTATTCGACGCAAAAGTAGAAAAGCGCTGCTAGCAGAGTTACAGCAATTGGTTACTGCCCACAATGTTGAACAGATTGTCGTCGGGCTGCCGCTTCAACTCGATGGTGAAACGGGGACTCAAGCAAAAAAGGTAAAACAATTCGCAGAAAAGTTGGAGCAGCAAGTCAATCTGCCGATTGCCTTTTGGGACGAGAGTTTTACCACCTTTGAAGCAGCACGGATTCTACACGGGACCAAAAGAAGGCGTAAAAAGCGGAAGCAAGTTATCGATCAGGTTGCCGCTGTACTGATTCTTGAGGGATATCTGGAGGAATTACGCAATTCAAAGAGGAAAGGTCAAGTCAACGAGTGTGAATGA
- the lpxC gene encoding UDP-3-O-[3-hydroxymyristoyl] N-acetylglucosamine deacetylase, with protein sequence MASQQTIQNEVTISGTGLMLGELVNLAFKPASVDHGIVFHRTDLPDEPIVQVCPDNYEAIIPRCTSLRAGAAAVNSVEHLLSALAGMGVDNLRVDIDAPECPALDGSALPYVEILQQAEIVAQDAPRSPIELKDPFAAYDEDKQLILLPADSFQISFVYDHPKLPTQVATLAIDPETYVSEIAPARSFCFADEIELLRSQGIGKGASYDNVLVIEDDGSTSSELRFPNEVVRHKMLDLIGDLYLVGKLPQAQAVALKSGHTLHAQLILAMAEEGLIQQQQPIEIMDILEVLPHRYPMCMLDRIIQAEPGKRAVGIKNLSFNEPFFQGHFPEQPVMPGVLQMEALAQLGAWLLLKELGAEGQVGYFVSIKEAKFRRPVVPGDQLRLEIEILRRRRTWARLGGKAYVGDQLAAEGELSIALGQESAG encoded by the coding sequence TTGGCTTCACAACAAACTATCCAAAATGAGGTAACTATCTCAGGAACCGGTCTAATGCTTGGTGAACTAGTCAACCTCGCATTTAAGCCGGCGTCCGTGGACCATGGAATTGTGTTTCACCGGACTGATCTGCCCGATGAACCGATAGTCCAAGTTTGCCCCGATAACTACGAGGCAATCATTCCTCGCTGTACAAGCCTGCGCGCCGGGGCGGCGGCGGTCAACAGTGTTGAACATCTGCTGTCCGCATTGGCCGGCATGGGTGTTGATAACCTGCGAGTCGATATCGATGCCCCTGAGTGCCCAGCACTAGATGGCAGTGCATTACCGTATGTCGAGATCCTACAGCAGGCAGAGATAGTTGCACAGGATGCCCCACGCTCTCCCATCGAATTGAAAGACCCATTCGCTGCTTATGACGAGGACAAGCAACTCATCCTACTCCCCGCGGATTCCTTTCAAATCTCCTTTGTGTATGATCACCCAAAACTTCCTACGCAAGTAGCGACCCTTGCGATAGATCCAGAAACTTACGTCAGTGAAATCGCTCCCGCACGCAGTTTCTGCTTTGCTGACGAAATCGAGTTACTCAGGAGCCAAGGAATCGGTAAGGGGGCAAGTTATGATAATGTCCTTGTTATTGAAGATGATGGAAGCACTAGTAGTGAGCTGAGGTTCCCCAATGAAGTTGTCCGACATAAAATGCTAGACTTAATAGGGGACCTTTACTTAGTCGGAAAGCTGCCCCAAGCCCAAGCTGTTGCACTGAAGTCAGGGCATACGCTTCATGCACAACTCATCCTAGCGATGGCAGAGGAAGGACTGATACAACAGCAACAGCCTATTGAAATTATGGATATTCTAGAAGTATTGCCCCACCGCTATCCGATGTGTATGTTGGATCGAATTATCCAAGCGGAACCCGGCAAACGCGCAGTGGGCATCAAAAATCTTAGTTTTAATGAGCCTTTTTTTCAGGGGCATTTTCCCGAGCAACCCGTCATGCCCGGCGTGTTACAAATGGAAGCATTGGCGCAGCTCGGGGCATGGTTGCTGTTAAAAGAACTGGGGGCTGAAGGACAAGTCGGATATTTTGTGTCAATCAAGGAAGCCAAATTTAGACGACCGGTTGTACCGGGCGATCAACTTCGACTAGAAATCGAAATACTTCGAAGACGTCGTACATGGGCGAGGCTTGGCGGCAAGGCGTATGTCGGCGATCAACTTGCAGCGGAGGGAGAGCTGTCAATCGCGCTGGGACAGGAGTCAGCGGGATAG
- a CDS encoding tyrosine-type recombinase/integrase encodes MDDLLQDYRDYLYDQDKSEQTIKAYMTDLSSFSRWFQQTTGEPLNLENITPMEIIDYRNAMLDWDKKPSTINRSLISISSFCQWAQQNDLIASNPAEGIRSVAEEPLAPRALERKEQLALLRAVRRSGNLRDLAIITMLLHTGIRVGELCNLRVSDIRISTNSNMITVREGKGTKRRNVPLNSTAIGVLKDFIKSFDNNEEVIYIAGSNPERERFLFYGQKRMPLTDRGVRYVIQKYAYKAKIDNLSPHVFRHTCAKNLIDAGQSIDRVAKILGHSNINTTSVYTIPTERDLHITMESISQD; translated from the coding sequence ATGGACGATTTGTTACAGGATTACCGCGATTATCTATATGACCAAGATAAGTCCGAGCAGACTATCAAGGCGTACATGACAGATCTTAGCTCATTCTCACGTTGGTTCCAACAAACCACAGGAGAACCACTGAATCTTGAAAACATTACGCCGATGGAGATTATCGACTATAGAAATGCAATGCTGGACTGGGATAAGAAGCCATCGACCATTAATCGCAGTTTGATAAGTATTTCAAGCTTCTGCCAGTGGGCACAGCAAAACGACCTCATTGCCAGTAACCCCGCTGAAGGCATACGAAGTGTCGCGGAAGAACCGCTTGCCCCACGAGCTTTGGAACGTAAAGAGCAGCTAGCGTTATTGCGGGCGGTACGCAGATCAGGCAATTTGAGGGATTTAGCGATTATTACAATGCTGCTGCATACCGGCATACGCGTTGGAGAACTTTGCAATCTGAGAGTTTCTGATATTAGAATATCAACGAATAGTAATATGATTACAGTGCGTGAGGGTAAAGGAACGAAACGCCGCAATGTGCCCTTAAACTCAACTGCCATAGGTGTTCTGAAGGATTTTATAAAATCATTTGATAACAATGAAGAGGTCATCTATATAGCCGGATCTAATCCTGAAAGGGAGCGTTTTCTGTTTTACGGGCAGAAGCGGATGCCGCTGACAGATCGTGGCGTTCGATATGTGATACAGAAATATGCGTATAAAGCAAAAATAGACAATCTGTCTCCGCACGTATTTAGGCACACCTGTGCCAAAAATCTTATTGATGCTGGGCAGTCGATTGATAGAGTCGCAAAGATATTAGGGCATTCCAACATTAATACTACTTCAGTTTATACTATTCCTACAGAACGTGATTTGCATATTACCATGGAAAGCATTTCTCAGGATTAG
- a CDS encoding beta-lactamase family protein: MSTIHNRLKIGAASDVGMSQDVLLRAENILQSEITNRRITAAALTVVRNQTIVHAKGYGHLTPNTDSNLVKPDSVFLLASITKPVTACALMLLVDRGQVSLDDPVSLYLPEFQGGERHKVRVRYLLSHTSGMPDMLPENTELRRAHAPLSEFVRRAAQTPLLYSPNTNFSYQSKGILLASEIVERVTGQRLRDFEEADIFQPLGMRDTALGLGRFKIHETVWCGTSMEENEDQQRFGPNSAYWRDFGNPWGGIHSTGPDLAILLQAMLNGGGYAGKRVFSPAAVKAMTTDQNETLNAPWGLGWGLAASKAWNYFGELVSPTTFGHTGATGTVAWADPEQELLCVILTNQMVDNGSLLRRVSNVVASAVVC; encoded by the coding sequence ATGTCAACAATCCATAATAGACTCAAAATCGGAGCCGCCTCAGATGTCGGAATGTCACAAGATGTGCTCTTGCGGGCGGAAAACATTCTCCAGTCCGAAATTACTAATCGGCGAATCACCGCAGCGGCGTTGACTGTGGTACGCAATCAAACAATCGTCCACGCGAAAGGCTATGGGCATCTGACACCCAACACAGATTCAAATTTAGTCAAGCCAGATTCAGTTTTCCTGTTAGCATCGATAACCAAACCGGTTACGGCTTGCGCCTTGATGTTGTTGGTTGATCGGGGGCAGGTTTCGCTCGACGATCCGGTCTCCCTCTATCTGCCGGAGTTTCAGGGTGGTGAACGCCATAAGGTGCGTGTCCGGTATCTGCTATCGCATACTTCGGGTATGCCGGACATGCTCCCTGAAAATACAGAGTTACGCCGTGCCCACGCGCCGTTAAGCGAATTCGTCCGCCGTGCGGCTCAAACACCGCTGCTTTACTCACCTAACACAAATTTCAGTTACCAAAGCAAAGGCATCCTGCTAGCGTCAGAGATTGTAGAACGGGTTACAGGACAACGGCTACGAGATTTTGAAGAAGCAGACATCTTCCAGCCACTTGGAATGAGGGATACCGCATTGGGTCTTGGGCGATTTAAGATCCACGAAACAGTATGGTGTGGGACGTCCATGGAAGAAAACGAAGACCAACAGCGTTTCGGACCAAATAGTGCTTATTGGCGCGATTTCGGCAATCCGTGGGGCGGGATACATAGCACCGGACCAGACCTTGCAATCCTATTACAGGCAATGCTCAATGGTGGTGGGTACGCTGGAAAACGTGTTTTCAGTCCGGCTGCAGTGAAAGCCATGACAACGGATCAGAACGAGACGCTGAATGCACCGTGGGGGTTAGGTTGGGGATTGGCGGCTTCAAAGGCGTGGAATTACTTCGGCGAACTAGTCTCCCCCACGACCTTTGGTCACACCGGTGCAACCGGCACGGTGGCATGGGCAGATCCCGAGCAAGAGCTACTATGTGTGATTCTGACAAATCAAATGGTGGATAATGGGAGTTTGCTCCGCCGGGTTTCCAACGTGGTTGCATCTGCAGTTGTCTGTTAA
- a CDS encoding Gfo/Idh/MocA family oxidoreductase: protein MAKYRAGVIGLGWMGMLYDMAERIGDFFNIDDADRPTPDLEIHRKIYHHAHPGKEGLPTSYAEALWNRPEVDLVAAADRDEKRLMAFKERYGINALYTDAVEMLRTEQLDLVAVATNVKGRADLTCLAVKNGAKGIVTAKPMAHTLEEADRMVNTCADASVPLNCGSISTTHPSFAKAKELATNGAIGKLISIEAPRPGAQHQSWSYFLDSDPAWVIGIGDQERRGTGTDEFKGPGGSDEFAGQGMMVTESDLAVYFRPGAPHLRLTGTSGEIVIPTMATGFRLWQDIETASGVNRVETPWPDPQFVGPYGSIYGLADVIDCIEGRLDEPKNSGRRVAIAIEVEIALKQSAAQGGVRVDLPLTDRSLALNYDWFR, encoded by the coding sequence ATGGCAAAGTATCGTGCAGGAGTCATTGGTCTGGGCTGGATGGGAATGCTCTACGATATGGCGGAAAGAATCGGTGACTTTTTCAACATTGATGACGCTGATCGCCCTACGCCCGACCTGGAGATTCATCGCAAAATCTATCATCATGCTCACCCCGGGAAAGAAGGTCTACCCACTAGTTATGCGGAGGCGCTTTGGAATCGCCCGGAGGTAGATTTGGTTGCGGCAGCTGATCGCGACGAGAAACGGTTAATGGCATTTAAGGAACGATACGGTATAAATGCGCTCTACACTGATGCGGTCGAAATGCTGCGCACCGAACAACTGGATCTCGTCGCTGTTGCCACAAACGTAAAGGGACGAGCTGACCTAACCTGTTTGGCAGTCAAGAACGGCGCAAAGGGGATTGTAACAGCCAAGCCGATGGCGCACACGCTTGAGGAGGCTGACCGCATGGTAAACACGTGTGCCGATGCCAGTGTACCTCTCAACTGTGGTTCCATTTCAACGACGCATCCGTCGTTCGCGAAGGCAAAGGAATTGGCTACGAACGGTGCAATTGGCAAGCTCATTTCGATCGAAGCGCCGCGGCCTGGTGCACAACACCAGAGCTGGTCTTACTTTTTGGATAGCGATCCTGCGTGGGTTATCGGTATCGGTGATCAGGAGCGCCGTGGTACTGGCACGGATGAATTCAAAGGCCCCGGTGGTAGCGATGAATTCGCTGGTCAAGGGATGATGGTTACGGAAAGTGACTTGGCGGTTTATTTTCGACCGGGTGCACCGCATCTGCGCTTAACCGGCACGAGCGGTGAGATAGTTATTCCCACAATGGCGACAGGATTTAGGTTATGGCAAGATATCGAAACAGCTTCCGGCGTCAACAGGGTGGAGACACCGTGGCCCGATCCGCAGTTTGTTGGTCCCTACGGATCAATCTACGGACTGGCGGATGTCATAGATTGCATAGAAGGCAGGCTAGATGAGCCTAAAAACTCGGGCAGGAGGGTTGCCATAGCAATTGAGGTCGAAATCGCGCTAAAGCAGTCCGCTGCGCAGGGAGGTGTGCGGGTAGATTTACCCTTAACAGACAGATCTTTGGCGCTTAATTATGATTGGTTCCGCTAG
- a CDS encoding cupin domain-containing protein → MKDFSTKYLPDTPDAIAPDGSNVRVLLELAAGSMAHFELAPGEKSGAVTHRTVEEIWYFLSGCGEMWRRQGQSEKVIPVHAGICITIPLGTHFQFRAFGDEPLAAIAVTMPPWPGECEAYVVEGKW, encoded by the coding sequence ATGAAGGATTTTAGTACGAAATACCTGCCGGACACCCCCGATGCTATCGCCCCGGACGGCTCAAATGTCCGTGTCTTACTGGAGCTTGCAGCGGGTAGTATGGCTCATTTTGAACTAGCACCGGGAGAAAAATCAGGTGCCGTTACGCATCGGACCGTTGAAGAAATCTGGTATTTCCTCAGTGGCTGCGGCGAAATGTGGCGGAGACAAGGTCAGAGCGAAAAAGTAATCCCGGTGCACGCCGGTATCTGCATTACAATCCCTCTGGGAACTCACTTCCAGTTCCGAGCATTCGGTGATGAACCTTTGGCAGCGATTGCAGTGACGATGCCCCCTTGGCCCGGTGAGTGCGAAGCCTATGTTGTCGAGGGAAAATGGTAG
- the lpxA gene encoding acyl-ACP--UDP-N-acetylglucosamine O-acyltransferase, with the protein MTKIHETAIIHPKAELDEDVEVGPFSIISEDVQIGRGTVIGPHVQIDRWTTIGEECQVFFGSTLGNPSKDLKYGGWRSYTRIGNRNVLREYVSISRATAEDDATIIGDNNLLMNWVNIAHDTVVGSRIIMANFATIAGHVLIEDDARIGAHAAIHQFVRIGKMAMVGACSKFVQDVPPFTVSDGHPARVRSLNIVGLGTSQVHPMASLSSETIRRLKSAYRTLFRSKVNLTEAITQIRGEGEPDPEVEYLLNFIENSNRGIGV; encoded by the coding sequence GTGACAAAGATTCATGAAACTGCCATCATCCATCCGAAAGCCGAATTAGACGAAGACGTTGAAGTCGGTCCCTTCTCGATTATCAGCGAGGATGTGCAAATTGGTCGTGGAACTGTAATTGGACCGCACGTCCAGATTGACCGCTGGACCACCATCGGTGAAGAGTGCCAGGTCTTTTTCGGTTCTACACTTGGCAATCCTTCAAAGGACCTCAAGTATGGTGGTTGGCGAAGTTATACCCGAATTGGCAATCGGAATGTTCTTCGCGAGTATGTCTCAATTTCTAGGGCGACGGCGGAGGATGACGCCACAATCATCGGTGATAACAACCTGCTTATGAACTGGGTTAATATTGCCCATGACACAGTCGTTGGAAGTCGAATCATTATGGCAAACTTTGCGACAATTGCGGGACATGTACTCATTGAGGATGATGCGCGGATCGGTGCCCACGCCGCAATTCACCAGTTTGTTCGCATCGGTAAAATGGCGATGGTTGGAGCTTGCTCAAAGTTCGTTCAGGATGTGCCACCGTTTACCGTGTCTGATGGACACCCCGCTCGCGTGCGTAGCCTAAATATTGTTGGACTTGGCACCTCACAGGTTCACCCAATGGCATCGCTCTCGTCTGAAACCATCAGACGCCTCAAAAGCGCTTACCGTACTCTATTCCGCAGCAAGGTCAACCTTACAGAGGCAATAACGCAGATAAGAGGCGAAGGTGAACCGGACCCAGAAGTGGAATATCTACTGAATTTTATTGAGAATTCCAATCGAGGAATCGGTGTTTAA
- the mltG gene encoding endolytic transglycosylase MltG — protein sequence MKRKNARWWISIALFSISVLSSLAILIAISYMVRYLSPADGNAKPIQLKIVHGMSSQTIADQLADQNLIHNPWAFLFVTHLSGVSHRLQVGTYCLSGAMSIPQIIDHLKTGNVVTQQFLVPEGLTVSQIAKLWEKSGFGTAAAFSQAANDPKWKLNYDIEGKTLEGYLFPNTYQFPDGARPPVILEIMLNEFQRRWTAGVIEEARELGYSKHEVITLASIIEAETRVPDERPLVSAVFHNRLRRGWKLQADPTALYGLGNPERPPRAADLRVDSPYNTYIYKGLPPGPICNPGMASILAALRPAAVDYMYFVAIGDGRHHFSKTLREHQNMINEIRRNRSRIGD from the coding sequence ATGAAACGGAAAAACGCACGATGGTGGATATCCATCGCCCTCTTTAGCATATCAGTGCTCAGCAGTCTCGCTATTTTAATTGCGATATCCTACATGGTACGCTATCTATCTCCTGCGGATGGGAATGCAAAACCGATACAGTTAAAAATTGTTCATGGTATGAGTTCACAGACAATTGCAGACCAGCTTGCCGATCAGAACCTGATTCACAACCCATGGGCTTTCCTGTTTGTCACGCATCTCAGTGGTGTGAGCCACCGATTACAGGTAGGAACGTATTGCCTCAGCGGGGCAATGAGTATACCGCAGATTATCGACCACCTCAAAACTGGCAATGTGGTCACCCAACAATTTCTGGTTCCTGAAGGTCTAACTGTTTCCCAAATTGCGAAACTTTGGGAAAAGTCCGGATTCGGCACAGCGGCAGCGTTCAGCCAAGCTGCGAACGATCCTAAATGGAAGCTCAATTACGACATTGAAGGGAAAACACTGGAGGGTTACCTATTTCCGAATACGTACCAATTTCCTGATGGGGCAAGACCGCCGGTAATACTGGAAATAATGCTTAATGAATTCCAACGACGATGGACAGCGGGGGTCATTGAAGAGGCTAGGGAGCTCGGATACTCTAAGCATGAAGTCATCACTCTCGCCTCCATTATTGAGGCAGAGACGAGAGTTCCTGATGAACGTCCCTTAGTTTCGGCTGTTTTTCACAATCGCCTCCGTCGCGGTTGGAAACTTCAAGCAGATCCAACTGCCCTTTACGGTTTAGGAAATCCTGAGCGACCACCCAGAGCAGCGGACCTCAGAGTTGATTCACCTTACAACACCTATATTTATAAGGGGTTGCCGCCGGGACCCATTTGCAATCCGGGAATGGCTTCAATCTTAGCAGCACTCCGTCCCGCTGCGGTTGACTACATGTACTTTGTCGCTATAGGTGATGGCAGGCATCATTTCTCAAAGACACTAAGAGAACACCAAAACATGATCAACGAAATACGACGCAATCGCAGTCGGATCGGTGATTAA